One Triticum dicoccoides isolate Atlit2015 ecotype Zavitan chromosome 3B, WEW_v2.0, whole genome shotgun sequence genomic window, aaTTTCAAGGAAATGATAAGGCAACAATGGATGGATTTAGCGGCAGAAATAAGGTAATACAAAGAGGCTGAATTAAAGATATTATCCAACGGAAATAATGGAATAAACTGTACGGGAGTGTATATGAAAACATATTGGAATCACACGTGACCAGCAAGCTTCCCAACCCGAGAGTCACAGAGGTGAAATTTCACACTCTTACACTCTTAAGAGGGGTACTCCAACATCGGCAGTCTcagccaaaaccatgtgggtttcaGAAGAGCAGAACCCTTTGGTCCCCTGAGGCACGACAATTTGACTTACTAGTAAGGGTCGTTCCCAAGGATCCATCCCCAACACCCTGTTCGAAACAAGTGTCACCTCCAGCGGAGAACTCAGACAGTCTCATACCTGAACTGAACTATGACCGGTATAATACGTTTGCCGTAAAGACAATACGCTCATGCCTTTTCATGAGTTCGTTCAAAACACACTAATTCCATCAACGAATGGATACGAGGACAACATGTCCCTCTCTCAATTAAAACAAGGATCAATGGAGGATCAGTAAAGATCAAGGTGGAACAATATAATCAGATGATCAACGGAGACAACAATAACGTAAGATTCAAGAGTTAGCAGAGTATCTACTTGCCTTCTTGACAGAGAACTTCTCTTCTCCATGACATAATAAATCTGGCCATTAGTATTATCCCGACCGATCAACTCCGCCGTCATGTAAAATCGGACATCAAACTATATATCCTCCTCATTCTGCCCAACTCTAAACTCTAGTTCTATGCGTTCCTCTCTTTCTCTCAGTGGTGTATGTGGTGCAAAGTGAGCAGCAGGAGGTATTTATAGGGTGTGTGCAGGTGTGAACATCGCCTAAATTTCCAGGCGCAGGTGACCTTTCAAGCTGACCTTTGGAGCAGTGTAAGAATGAATACTGGCCGACAGCTTCTTGGGCGACCAAAGGGTCATGTACTCCTGCCTGGAGACCATGCACAGAGTCCACCTTCTGAGTCAGCTGAGTAAGCCACCACATCCAATTTCTTGTACGCTCCTTGCCACGTTGCCTGTCTCATGATTATACATGAATACCTAGTTGACTTGAGGCTCTAGTACTAAGAAATATCTACCGACTACCATTTCTACCTAGCTCATTCCATCTAGTGTAATGCCACGTTAACTCCCTTGTAATTATTTAGCTTTTACTACCAAGTAGTTAGTAGTACTCCCCATGCATATACCGCAACGCAGTGCATGGATGCTAGTCTATTTGCACATATGCATACTCTGACTTAGTGTGTAACTATTTCCATCTAATATTTTATGCATGCAAAAATTACAGTTCTATTTTAATTCCTTGAAACAATAATCTAACATATCTTCTTTGCTCAATTATTTATCTTAAACAGATAATACAAATTTAATTATTCATATTAATTTAAATTAATAACCCAAAAATATGGGTTATTacagttttacctcttcgagagggcccgaacctgggtaagacataTGTCTTTGAATATATTTCATAAAAATATTGTTCAAAAAACACGAACAACTTTAAAAAAATACCAAATAATTATTTGAACCTGTGAATATTTTTTTAACCTCACGAATAGTTTTTCAAACTCGTTAACCTGAATTTCGAATATGTGAATTATTTAGTTAAGCCTCGTGAATATTTTTTAAACTATGTGAACCACTTTCTTAATATAAAATAAACATTaaaagtaaaaagaaataaaaactaaaatGGAGAGCACTTTAAACCGTGAGCATTTTTTAATAAAaaggtaaaaaatataaaaatgaaaaaaagaaaggaaagtgGAACATTTCTTTAGAAACGTGAACAAAAAAACTAAATGACAAtcccaaaaacaaaaacaaaaatagaaaatccAAACGTAAAAAAACAAAATcgcaaaaaatagaaacttttctaaaatcatgaacataaaataaaaggaaaagaaaaacaaaagaaaatagaaaagaggcaaACTCGAAGACCGAAACAAACCTGAAAAAAAAAAGATCAGTGTCGCGGAGCTGGGCCAGGACAAAAACGCCCGCTGGGGCGCAAAAGGGGAGCAGTGTATAGCATTTGCTGTTTCCCCCGCATAGATTGTGATGTGAATATGCAGGTCTCGTTGATTGTCCTTCCGTTGGTATGGCCGCACCCGCACCTTCCTTTTTGGGCCTCCTACCCACTGGTGTGGGTGCGGCCGTACCACCGGAAGGTCGGTCGACGTGCATGACCCTGGTGTCTCTCTTGTGGGAGGGTTCCCGCTTCTTGCTTTACCTTTTTTTCTGTGTCTTCTTCAAAATGGAGAGGCGGCAACGGCATCGTCAAGTGAGAATAAGGTCCTCCCCACCCTATACTCGCTCTGGTGGTGCGCCTAGCACTGACGGAGGGCGCATGGAGTTGCTTTTTCGACGGATCTCCTGGGATCAGGTCGGTGTTTGTGTTTGTTGGTGTGGTTCGAGGCCAGGGCGTTCCGATCTACGGTTCTCATGGTTGATGATGGATGCTATGAGTTGGTCCTTTGGGGGGCTTAACACAACGAATTTCCATCCGTTTACCACAAAAGAGCTCTAGTACGGCAAGCTCTGGCCGGGCCTGGTGATGTAGGGGCAAGGACGACGCCGCATCTTTGGCTCATGCAATGTCtatagtcatcgctaggtggtccaAGGACcgatttatattattttttattacTTTTGGCTCCTGTTGATGATTATTAATAGATCGGTGAACCTTCTCCTGAAAAAAGAAACGCACAACATTTTGGCCCTCGAAGTGCGTCATCGGTACCATGGCGGACACGCCGTGCACTCATTCTCTATCGCTTACACGCCGTCCGCCCAACTCTtcccgcaaaagaaaaaaaattatgggGCGCCCAAATCAATGTCCACGTGGTGGAGTTGGTGTTGGCCCTCCAAGTGCTTGTTGTCCATCGTGAGCATGCAGAAGGCCGTACGTCGCCGAAACAGACGTCTGAGAGATTTATCCTAGATTCAAGTTACAAAGTTTTGCCACGCTGTACAGGTTTGAACTTAAGATATATTCTTCTGGAGAAACAAAAAACAGAAATGTATTTGCACGAATCGCTATGCAGGAAAAGAAAGCCACGCTGCACAGGTTTGAACTTCAAGATATATTCTGTGtgggagaaacaaaaaagaaaaaaagtattTGCACGAATCACTATGCATGAAAAGAATGGCTAGATAGAGAGGCCTAGGTGCACGTGCTCTATTATATATTTTCCGCCAGCAAGGGAGTTGAGCGGTTTCTACCGTGAGTAGAAGaccgtactacctccgtccgggtttattggtccccattgtatttcgtgccaaattttgactatagattaaactaacaaaatgttcacgcacgtcaccaaacattatatttttgaaaattatgttcaaatacgaatccaatgagataatttttcttgacatgcattaacattttgttcgttaaatctttggtcaaaatttggcacaaactaaaaaggtgacctataaaccaggacggcggTAGTACGTCGCCAAAACATGTCTCCTCTTCTCTCGTCTCCTTGTGCAACAGCAAACTGCTCTCTTCTCAATCAACAAACGAACAGGCGGCCGGCCGTTTGCCCCAAATCGATCGGCTTGCATTCGTGCGTCGTCTTGGATGTGGATCTCATCTCACTTCTAGTAACTTACATACGCTTTGAGGTCTCTTCTTCCTTCTTTATTATACGCGCGGAGTAACTGGCCATTGCCATGGGCATCCGCAGCGGTTTCTGGAAGGCCCTGCAGCCATACGCGCGGCTGCAAGGCATGGGGTTCCTTCATGGCCGCCGCGTCGCTGTGGACCTCTCCTCGTGGATCTTCTCCGCCATGAGCACCAAATCTCCCACCCTCCGCAACATCTTCTTCCGCACGCTCTCCCTCTTCTCCAAGATGGGGGCGTTCCCGGTGTTCGTGCTGGACGGCGTATGCGCCAAGGCCACCTCTACAAGTGAAGCCTTCACGCGATGCGTCCACGAGTGTGTGGTTGGTCTCTCCTCTCCTGATTCTGGTTCTTCTTGTGTGCTTCTCGATCTAGTCTACGATTTGGTTTGGTTTcacgatttgatttgatttgaaatGAAATAGCAACTGCTTGGGCATCTGGGAATGCCGATACTCCGGGCAAAGGGCGAGGCGGAAGCACTGTGCGCCCAGTTGAATCGTGACGGCAAGGTGGACGCCTGCATTACCTCTGACAGCGATGCCTTCCTCTGTGGAGCCAACACTGTCATCAAAGTGTTCTCCTCCACTGCCAAGGAGCCTTTTGAGTGCTACAACATAGCAGAAATCCAGGATGGAATTGGGTTGAGTAGGAAACGAATGATAGCCATGGCGCTTCTTATTGGCAATGACCATGATTTGAAGGGGGTGCCCGGTGTGGGTCTTGAGACCGCACTTGCGTTTGTGCAGTTATTTCATGAGGAACATATCTTGGACGAGTGAGTACTTTTGTTTCTTTAATTTTATTGTTTTTCTCAACCCAGGTCATCAGCATATATGCGGCcagtaaaacaaaacaaaacctTATTTTTGCTTACTACAGATTACGAGCAATCGGTAAAGGAATATATCCACCTGCAGCCTTCGCATCTCAATGTCCTATCTTTCACAAGGTACTACTTCTTGAATTACGTATATACATGAATGCAATTAAAAATCAAAATTATGTTCTATATTCTTAAATGTATGCTAGGCGCGTGATCTGAATTGGAAAATCAATGTCTGCAAAAGATTAGCTGCTCACCCAAATTTCCCAAATGAGGAGATAATTAAACTATATCTATGTGATGACAATTTGGATACAGGTATTCGCACTCCCCTTTGCTTGTATATCTAATTCAGACTTGTTCACCAGTACCTATTTGCTTGTGCTAAAAAAATCGAGTGACGACCGCATGCATGCAGAATGGGATGTTTCATCATCGCTTGTGTGGAAATGGAATGAGCAGCCTAATGTTGAGGCTTTGGTCGACATGTTATCGTATGGGAAGTGGGGGAGATCAGATATCCGACGCCACATGCTGCCGATGCTATCAACCATTTATTTACGCGAGATGGCTGCTTCATCGTCTCCAACCACCAATTCCAAATCACTGTTGCTTCTTGATGATGACCATTATGAATTCCACGCCGTTAAACGGATCAAGATAATACATGGCCACCCTCATTACTTGGTCCAATGGAAGAGCCATGCTAACGATCGCATGTTTTTACACACTGATGAAGATGTCCAGCTTGTGGATGAGGCCTTTCCTAATGAAGCACCACGGCATAAGGTCTGCACTTCCTTTCTACGTACCCTGTTATCTTTTCTGTCGTTCTGTCTTGCTAGCTAGTAAAAGCATCATGATGCTTCCTggacattattattattattattaatttgttGAGCAACCTATTTATATTTTTGTTCACTGTGCACACGTGGTTAACAAACAAATCGATTGAATTGTGGATGCAGTGGCTCAAAGGACGAGAGAAATCAGGAGCAAACAGGAAGCCGAACGAAGAGAAATCAAAAGCAAACAACATGTCCAAGACACCGAAAGGCGCAGGACCCAGACCCAGCTGGATGCAGCTTAGCATCAAGGATTTCTACCGCTCCAAGAAGCCTCACGTAGAAATGGGCGAGACGTCGACAAGAAAATCCTCACCCGTGTCTCAGCGACGCCGCTTGCTGTtagcactggtggaaaaagggcctttggtcgcggttcgcaactgccattagtcgcggttgcgcaaccgcgacagaccgggcgcgactaaaggcccccccccccctttagtcgcggttgcttaagaaccgcgactaaaggcccgtccacgtgggcgccaggtggccgtcggggcggaggacctttagtcgcggttcttctggccaaccgcgactaaaggccgccgcaggtttagggttttagcccccccttaaacctgttttctgtttaatttgtattgttttatttcttttgtgctttattttaattttgaaggagtttcatatattctacggtactacatacatgcatatgaatgtacaatttcaaataaatttgaaattagaaccaaaaagaattcaagaggaatatacaatatatattcaatatcatcggatgaccatatacaattttgaacaagtttccatacatgatttaatgcatataaagttagtacacacatatttattcaaatcagttagtttgtatcaccagaggctcaatgtatatatatacctcggcaccggaggtggttgctacttccatttgaagatcgtcgtttatcgacgtttgttcggcatcatcttgctgacggcgcccttcatcttcaccgtcaaggttcagataagaagagatatcatcttcttcttctccggtcggcacatatagaatatcgccgtttatgatgccgaacatatgtgcttcaccgtccggatcatagttgtccataatcgggtcagctctatcgtccgccattatgtcagtcctgaaaacatgtagtaaaaacaaattaattaagtgaagaaggggggcggtggcggtggtggtggcgaaagggcggtggcgaaaggagggggcgaggaaggggtgggagagggtgtcgcggtagagcgcgagacggggcggcagacgacggcgtcacggagaggggaggcgaggacaacacatttataaccctcgccgtcccctctcgatccctaaaaaaacaccgcgcgcatcgccgcccccctcgccgcccctctccgtataaacaaattgtccgaacagagcttggagtagagtggctagggtttggccagggatgcggatggagacgaatatatgtggggtcgggatggcccatgtgcagggcggggggtgctggccacactcttttttcttttctttttcatttcatttcattttttcttttcctgtttttatccttttcatctttaaaacaattcagtatatcaaaatatagcaatgaaaaaagatatttgagaaatcataaaatgtatgtgaattcaaaaaaatgaatcataaaatgttcatggatacaaaaacattgtgattttgcaaaaaaaaaggttttcaaaaaatgttgatgattttgtggaaaaaacaggaataaaaacatattgtgtattcaaaaaatgtttagggatttcagaatagttcacgtatttaatttttttcactgattcatgacatattcgtgaatttaaaaattattcgtgtatttcaaaaaattgattttattagacacaaaaaaattcatcaaaacaaaaaaatattaatgaattccaaaacatattctttcttctttctttcttctttctttttttcttcttccttttttttcttctttctttttttcttctgttgttttcttcctttttctttttttcttcctttttccttttttcttcctttttcttgtttttcttctgtttttcttttgttttcttcttccttctttcttcttcttcctttttcctttttctttcttcttcttcttcctttttcttcttccttcttcttcttctgccggcgcgcggaggacggcaggcagggccagcgggcggcgggcggcgggcggcgggcggcgggcaagggcgcaaggcacgggcggcgggcaagggcagggcacgggcggaggcggcgctcactggggacgggggcggcgacgcgcagggcttcggcgtcggcgtcggcgtcggggcagggcttcggcgtcggcgtcggggcagcgcttcggcgtcgagagagaggagaatgggaagtggcaaaactgctaagtgcagtatttatagacgcacctttagtcgcggttggagaggcggaccgcgactaaaggtaccctttagttgcggtccgcctccccaaccgggactaaaggattttggcgccgcttccgttcccgcgcagaaagaccctttagtcgcagttggggacaacaaccgtgactaaagggtaccctttagtcgcggtccgcctccccaaccgggactaaaggtctgtgctagaactggcgcggtgcggtgggatgtttagtcccacctcgctagccgagaggcttcgacagtggtttataagcgcggctgcgctcaccacttcgagctcctctcaaatgcaggcttacgggcctattctgtcactatgtgcctgtgggcctactcggccttctgcgggcctgaatcctggccctttaatgggtttctagtcgtattcaggccgtggtggcccagtaggtggcatatttccttttttcctttttccttttttcttctgtttttttcttctgtttttttcttatgtttttcttctgtttgtttttttcttctgtttttccttttttcttctgtttttttcttctgtttttttcttcctttttccttctttcttcttcttcctttttccttttaaaatcaaaaacataaaactaattcattttaaaatcttaaaaatacaattatatatcaaaaaaatcagaaaaataaaactaattcattttaaaaccccttgaaggtttgacaaaaggtttgatacatcattcagttcatcgaccaaatacaaagtttggtacaataaattattacatatcaattcttcccttgtgtccctgcttgcttacgattgtgccgtatccatggagcatcctcatcatttaacttaatgcttgggtcaatgttcactttgaagggcggaatttcaccaaacatattataatcttctgacatgtctgtcttgtcctccactcccacgatgtttcttttccctgaaagaacaatgtggcgctttggatcatcgcatgatgtactgatcgttttcttatctttccgtttcctcggtttgctactcatgtccttcaaataaaaaacctgagcgacatctttggcaaggacgaatggttcgtcaaggtaaccaagattgttgaaatccaccattgtcattccgtattgctcgtccacctttaccccacctcctgttagcttgaaccatttgcaccggaacaaagggaccttaaaggagggtccatagtcaagttcccatatctcctctatgtaaccataatatgtgaccttttgcccattctcggttgctgcatcaaagctatggctggagctctgctcgccaaaaggattcatgccatccgtacttagagcaaatcttatgttccttgcgtcagctgcaaaatctttgaaccatctatcgatctttctccattgcgttccatctgcggtgtgtctcaactccccgtccgacttacggtcctctttgtgccatcgcaacaacttggcatgctctttgttcctgaacagacgtttcaaccgtggtattataggagc contains:
- the LOC119282828 gene encoding flap endonuclease GEN-like 1, which encodes MGIRSGFWKALQPYARLQGMGFLHGRRVAVDLSSWIFSAMSTKSPTLRNIFFRTLSLFSKMGAFPVFVLDGVCAKATSTSEAFTRCVHECVQLLGHLGMPILRAKGEAEALCAQLNRDGKVDACITSDSDAFLCGANTVIKVFSSTAKEPFECYNIAEIQDGIGLSRKRMIAMALLIGNDHDLKGVPGVGLETALAFVQLFHEEHILDELRAIGKGIYPPAAFASQCPIFHKARDLNWKINVCKRLAAHPNFPNEEIIKLYLCDDNLDTGIRTPLCLYI